A single genomic interval of Chloracidobacterium validum harbors:
- a CDS encoding M16 family metallopeptidase, giving the protein MKLALLRGLTSAALVVALVSPAPLFPLTVKAQPPAQSVALPPGVTRVTSVEGITEYRLANGLRVLLFPDASKQTITVNITYLVGSRHENYGETGMAHLLEHLVFKGTPRHPDIPKELSERGARPNGTTWFDRTNYFETFQATEDNLRWALDLEADRMVNSFIAKKDLDSEMTVVRNEFEAGENSPYRVLLQRTQAVAYDWHNYGKSTIGARSDIENVPIERLQAFYRKYYQPDNAVLLVAGKFDEEKTLKMIHEYFGPIPKPDRVLQPTYTLDPTQDGERTVTIRRVGDTKVVLACYHVPAASHPDKPAVQILAGVIGDTPSGRLHKALVETKKAAFVQGFSFDNKEPGLVNFGAILTSSSDIEEVRKLLLTTIEETATAKPPTEEEVERIRQQYLTDIEQSINNSERLGLELSEWIGAGDWRLFFLNRDRLKQVKVDDVQRVAKAYLKPDNRTVGMFIPTEKPDRADIPATPDVAELLKDYRGSAAIAAGEAFEPTPENIDARSRFLAEQGGLQMVLLPKKTRGNTVTLVMTIRLGNEQALRNQATIGNLTGQMLQRGTKRKTRQQIEDEFTRLKAQGGVFGGATSINFSVTTTRENLAEVVRLGAEILREPAFPESEFEQLKQQIIASIEQSRREPQNVAITAFSRHLSPYPKEDVRYRPLPDEEIEQVKAVTIEDIKRFYDTFYGIANAQIAVVGDFDATEMEKLGNELFAGWKAQTPFARLENPFRAVPAVSETFETPDKANAFFVAGQPLEIRDDDPDYPALALAGYIFGGGFLNSRLATRIRQKEGISYGVGAQLQVGSLDRNGLFIAFAIYAPQNLERLETAFREEVERAIREGFTEAEVTAAKSGYLQSRQVSRAQDGTLASVLANYRYLGRRPTWDADFEAKIKALTAEQVSAAFAKYIRYENMSRFKAGDFAKAKAAQP; this is encoded by the coding sequence ATGAAGCTTGCGTTGTTACGCGGGCTAACCAGCGCGGCGCTCGTGGTCGCGTTGGTTAGCCCTGCTCCGCTGTTCCCGCTGACAGTCAAGGCGCAGCCACCAGCCCAGTCTGTTGCCTTGCCACCCGGCGTCACGCGCGTCACGAGTGTCGAAGGCATCACGGAGTACCGGCTGGCAAACGGCCTGCGCGTCCTCCTGTTTCCGGATGCATCCAAACAAACCATCACGGTCAACATCACGTACTTGGTTGGGTCGCGCCATGAAAACTATGGCGAAACCGGCATGGCGCACCTGCTCGAACACCTCGTGTTCAAGGGCACGCCACGTCACCCGGACATCCCCAAGGAACTTTCCGAACGGGGCGCGCGCCCAAACGGCACGACTTGGTTTGACCGCACCAACTACTTTGAAACGTTTCAGGCCACGGAAGACAATCTCCGGTGGGCGCTCGATTTAGAGGCCGACCGCATGGTGAACAGCTTCATCGCCAAAAAAGACCTCGACTCAGAAATGACCGTCGTGCGCAATGAGTTTGAGGCAGGTGAAAACAGTCCCTATCGCGTGCTGCTTCAGCGGACGCAAGCCGTCGCCTACGACTGGCACAACTATGGCAAATCCACGATTGGCGCGCGCTCCGACATTGAAAATGTCCCGATTGAGCGCCTCCAGGCGTTTTATCGGAAATACTACCAGCCGGACAATGCCGTGCTCTTGGTTGCCGGGAAGTTTGATGAGGAAAAAACGCTGAAGATGATTCACGAATACTTCGGCCCGATTCCAAAGCCCGACCGGGTGCTGCAACCCACCTACACGCTTGACCCGACCCAGGATGGCGAACGCACCGTAACCATCCGGCGCGTCGGTGATACCAAGGTGGTCCTCGCCTGCTATCACGTTCCCGCGGCGTCCCACCCAGACAAGCCGGCCGTTCAAATTCTTGCCGGCGTCATCGGCGATACACCTTCGGGACGTTTGCACAAGGCCCTGGTCGAAACCAAAAAAGCCGCCTTTGTGCAGGGGTTTAGCTTTGACAACAAGGAACCGGGACTGGTCAATTTCGGAGCCATTCTCACAAGCAGTTCAGACATTGAAGAAGTCCGCAAACTTTTGCTGACGACCATTGAGGAAACGGCCACGGCAAAGCCCCCCACCGAGGAAGAAGTCGAGCGCATCCGCCAGCAGTACCTGACCGACATCGAACAAAGCATCAACAACTCGGAACGGCTCGGGCTCGAACTCAGCGAGTGGATCGGCGCGGGTGACTGGCGGCTGTTTTTCCTCAACCGCGACCGGCTCAAGCAAGTCAAGGTTGACGATGTGCAGCGCGTCGCCAAGGCGTACCTCAAGCCTGACAATCGCACGGTTGGCATGTTCATTCCAACCGAAAAGCCTGACCGCGCCGATATTCCGGCCACCCCGGACGTCGCCGAGTTGCTCAAGGACTACCGCGGCAGCGCAGCCATTGCGGCGGGCGAAGCCTTCGAGCCGACGCCTGAAAACATTGATGCCCGTTCACGCTTTCTGGCGGAGCAGGGCGGACTACAGATGGTTCTCTTGCCGAAAAAGACACGTGGCAATACCGTCACCTTGGTCATGACGATTCGACTGGGCAATGAACAAGCGCTGCGCAATCAGGCGACGATCGGCAATCTGACGGGACAGATGCTCCAGCGTGGGACGAAGCGCAAGACCCGCCAGCAAATCGAGGATGAGTTCACCCGTTTGAAAGCGCAGGGCGGTGTTTTTGGCGGCGCGACAAGCATTAACTTCAGCGTGACGACAACGCGGGAGAACCTGGCCGAGGTCGTACGCCTCGGGGCGGAGATTCTGCGTGAGCCGGCCTTCCCGGAAAGCGAGTTCGAGCAGCTCAAGCAGCAAATCATTGCCAGCATCGAGCAAAGTCGCCGCGAGCCGCAGAATGTGGCCATTACTGCTTTTTCACGTCACCTGTCGCCCTACCCCAAAGAAGACGTACGCTACCGGCCGCTGCCCGATGAAGAAATCGAGCAGGTCAAAGCCGTGACCATAGAAGACATCAAGCGTTTCTATGACACATTTTACGGTATCGCCAACGCGCAGATTGCGGTTGTGGGCGACTTTGACGCAACCGAGATGGAAAAGCTCGGCAACGAACTCTTTGCCGGATGGAAGGCCCAAACGCCCTTTGCCCGACTGGAAAACCCCTTCCGCGCGGTGCCGGCCGTCAGTGAAACCTTTGAGACGCCTGACAAGGCAAATGCCTTCTTCGTGGCGGGACAGCCACTCGAAATCCGCGACGACGACCCAGACTATCCGGCGCTGGCGTTGGCCGGTTATATCTTTGGCGGCGGCTTCCTGAACTCCCGCCTGGCAACGCGCATTCGCCAGAAAGAAGGGATCAGCTATGGCGTCGGGGCGCAGCTTCAGGTTGGGTCGCTTGACCGGAACGGGCTCTTCATAGCCTTCGCCATTTACGCGCCGCAGAATCTGGAACGGCTCGAAACAGCCTTCAGGGAAGAAGTCGAACGCGCCATCCGCGAAGGGTTCACGGAGGCGGAAGTCACGGCCGCCAAGAGTGGCTACTTGCAGAGTCGGCAAGTATCACGTGCGCAGGACGGCACGTTGGCGTCCGTATTGGCGAACTATCGCTACCTGGGGCGACGCCCAACGTGGGATGCCGACTTTGAAGCCAAAATCAAGGCACTGACGGCCGAACAGGTGTCGGCAGCGTTTGCCAAATACATTCGCTATGAAAACATGAGCCGGTTCAAGGCCGGCGACTTTGCCAAGGCCAAAGCCGCCCAGCCATAG
- a CDS encoding PDZ domain-containing protein — MRFNVAFSFFSKPGVQRLDRVALALAVPFCLSASILAHESVVTTLPTEAQQAPGTPPDTETPLRQPSIYLGVFPQTLSEQRAQELGVSPAQGVYLMRVVADSPASKAGLKAGDVIVSINGQSVVNAEHFRDLLRKQSPGQAMTLGIIRDKQLVTLTVVPEKPLVGIVRLPNGPISITIDPGEVQKTEEMVRELADRLRQQGEQRRSELKSMAGGLVVTFSDRGRLGVRTQPLSEQLAKYFGAPGGLLITEVIPDSPAAKAGLRAGDCLVKIGDQEIHDSRDFLRELRRVESGEVKLTVVRDKQTQVMTPTLGPRTPQGAGLHNVLELYRLPMVHPLHLDFHLESDFPMVGPM, encoded by the coding sequence ATGCGGTTCAACGTTGCATTCAGCTTTTTCTCCAAGCCAGGCGTCCAGCGGCTTGACCGGGTGGCGCTGGCGCTCGCGGTTCCGTTTTGTTTATCAGCTTCGATACTGGCGCACGAGTCAGTCGTCACCACGCTCCCAACCGAAGCCCAGCAAGCGCCGGGGACCCCGCCGGATACCGAGACGCCCCTGCGCCAACCCAGCATTTACCTTGGCGTCTTCCCCCAGACGCTTTCTGAGCAGCGGGCCCAGGAACTTGGCGTATCGCCGGCTCAGGGCGTTTATTTGATGCGGGTCGTTGCCGACAGCCCGGCGAGCAAGGCCGGACTCAAAGCCGGCGACGTCATCGTTTCCATCAATGGTCAGTCGGTCGTCAACGCCGAACACTTTCGGGACCTCCTCCGCAAACAGTCACCAGGACAAGCCATGACGCTTGGGATCATACGCGACAAGCAGCTTGTCACCCTGACGGTCGTCCCAGAAAAACCACTGGTTGGCATTGTGAGACTGCCGAATGGACCGATCTCCATCACGATTGATCCGGGCGAAGTCCAAAAGACGGAAGAAATGGTGCGGGAGCTGGCCGACCGCCTTCGGCAGCAGGGCGAACAACGCCGGTCTGAACTCAAGTCAATGGCCGGCGGGTTGGTCGTGACGTTCAGTGACCGTGGACGATTGGGCGTTCGTACTCAACCCCTCTCCGAGCAACTTGCGAAGTATTTTGGCGCACCCGGCGGACTGCTCATCACGGAGGTCATACCAGACTCACCGGCCGCCAAAGCCGGGCTACGGGCCGGCGACTGTCTCGTGAAGATTGGCGACCAGGAAATTCATGACAGCCGTGACTTCCTGCGAGAACTTCGGCGGGTGGAGTCCGGCGAGGTCAAGCTGACGGTTGTCCGCGATAAACAAACCCAGGTGATGACGCCAACGCTTGGCCCGCGCACGCCACAGGGTGCTGGGCTACACAACGTTTTGGAACTGTATCGTCTGCCGATGGTTCATCCGCTCCACCTAGACTTTCATCTTGAATCTGATTTCCCCATGGTTGGCCCGATGTGA
- a CDS encoding glutathione peroxidase encodes MNQKTLFALALATLMGVGCAASAESPRSSTSAQPEGGTAPVTAYTNPNPTPGCPPALDFTMKSIDGKEVNLCDYKGNVLLMVNVASRCGYTPQYKGLEALNQKYREKGLRVLGFPANDFGAQEPGSDAEIKEFCTSNYGVQFDMFSKITVKGPNKHPLYQYLTSGGGNEKLAGEVRWNFHKYLIGRDGKLRAVFPSSVDPMSAELTSAIEAALNEPVS; translated from the coding sequence ATGAATCAAAAAACCTTGTTTGCGCTGGCGTTGGCGACGCTCATGGGCGTTGGCTGCGCTGCGTCGGCCGAATCTCCCCGGTCATCCACATCTGCCCAACCTGAAGGAGGCACTGCACCTGTGACGGCTTACACGAATCCCAATCCTACACCTGGTTGTCCGCCGGCGCTGGATTTCACGATGAAGAGTATTGATGGCAAGGAAGTCAATCTATGCGACTACAAAGGCAACGTCCTCTTGATGGTCAATGTTGCCTCGCGGTGTGGTTATACACCGCAGTACAAGGGGCTTGAAGCGCTCAATCAAAAGTATCGTGAAAAGGGACTGCGCGTTTTGGGTTTCCCGGCCAACGACTTTGGCGCCCAGGAACCGGGGAGTGACGCTGAAATCAAGGAATTCTGCACATCGAATTATGGCGTGCAGTTTGACATGTTTTCCAAAATAACGGTCAAGGGGCCTAACAAGCATCCGCTGTACCAGTACCTCACGTCGGGCGGCGGCAATGAGAAGCTGGCCGGAGAAGTGCGCTGGAACTTTCACAAGTATCTCATCGGCCGCGATGGAAAGTTGCGCGCTGTTTTTCCGTCGAGCGTCGATCCGATGTCGGCTGAACTGACCAGTGCCATCGAAGCCGCGCTCAACGAACCAGTGTCATAA
- a CDS encoding MFS transporter — protein sequence MPSFPPTSPPIAKPTLTQFSPEAESSPAADASAPENIPTWLPTALHAFAFRDYRRQWAGAFASSIGSWMQQVAQAWLILELTSSPFYLGLDAFLAMAPMLGLSLVGGAIADRVDRRKLLLASQAVQLTSALTLTLLVGTQALPGMRLVYAILGLSLLTGMAQAMSGPAYMALLPNLVPKSFVGQAVAGNAIQFNLARVIGPMLAGLVMAYSGATACFALNALSFLAVMAALATIQPPQQISSGPSLSWRQEILTGLRYVFGDPARRQLCLLAALTTGLGIAVPTLLPQYTKITWQGDEVLFSRLAACSGLGAVGGAMLVATLAKQTHSLLFIAAAQVALGLCMALLALTGWFWLACLWLFLGGALLVAAYALVTTCFQQMITDDMRGRAVSLYMVCFRGGMAIGGLLAGALAHWWNVPGTFGLAGFGLTAVGLWAALEQRLAPPSDVNLQT from the coding sequence ATGCCGAGCTTTCCACCGACATCGCCACCCATTGCCAAACCAACCCTAACCCAGTTTTCACCCGAGGCCGAATCGTCACCGGCCGCTGACGCCTCCGCGCCGGAGAACATTCCAACTTGGCTGCCCACGGCGCTGCACGCCTTTGCCTTTCGAGACTACCGCCGCCAGTGGGCCGGGGCGTTTGCATCGAGCATTGGGAGCTGGATGCAACAAGTCGCCCAGGCCTGGCTCATCCTCGAACTCACGTCCAGTCCGTTTTACCTTGGGCTGGACGCTTTTCTGGCCATGGCGCCAATGCTTGGGCTGTCGCTCGTCGGCGGGGCGATTGCCGACCGCGTTGACCGGCGCAAGCTTCTGCTGGCGTCCCAGGCCGTTCAACTCACCAGCGCGCTGACCCTCACCCTGCTGGTTGGGACGCAGGCGTTGCCGGGCATGCGGCTCGTGTACGCCATACTTGGACTGTCGCTCTTGACCGGCATGGCGCAAGCCATGAGTGGGCCGGCCTACATGGCGCTCCTGCCCAACCTGGTGCCGAAGTCCTTTGTCGGGCAGGCCGTGGCCGGTAACGCAATCCAGTTCAACCTAGCGCGCGTGATTGGCCCGATGCTGGCCGGGCTGGTGATGGCCTACTCCGGCGCGACGGCTTGCTTTGCGTTGAACGCACTGTCGTTTCTCGCGGTGATGGCGGCGCTGGCAACCATTCAGCCGCCACAACAGATCAGCAGCGGGCCATCGCTATCCTGGCGACAAGAAATCCTCACCGGCCTGCGCTATGTCTTCGGCGACCCGGCGCGGCGGCAGTTGTGCCTCCTTGCCGCGCTGACAACCGGCTTAGGGATTGCCGTCCCGACCTTGCTGCCGCAGTACACTAAAATCACCTGGCAAGGCGATGAAGTCTTGTTTTCACGTCTGGCAGCTTGTTCCGGTCTGGGTGCGGTCGGCGGAGCGATGCTCGTTGCCACGCTTGCCAAGCAAACGCATTCACTACTGTTCATTGCGGCCGCTCAGGTCGCGCTCGGCCTATGCATGGCGCTACTTGCCCTGACAGGTTGGTTTTGGTTGGCGTGCCTGTGGCTTTTCCTGGGTGGGGCCCTCCTGGTCGCGGCCTATGCGCTGGTAACGACTTGTTTTCAGCAAATGATCACCGATGACATGCGCGGGCGGGCGGTCAGTCTCTACATGGTTTGTTTTCGGGGCGGCATGGCCATTGGTGGCTTACTGGCCGGCGCGCTGGCGCACTGGTGGAATGTGCCGGGGACGTTCGGGCTGGCCGGCTTCGGGTTGACAGCCGTGGGTTTGTGGGCCGCTCTCGAACAACGCCTGGCCCCGCCGTCCGATGTCAACCTCCAAACTTAG